The Porites lutea chromosome 4, jaPorLute2.1, whole genome shotgun sequence genome contains a region encoding:
- the LOC140933262 gene encoding testis-expressed protein 36-like yields the protein MAKGRKFVPSKEKEGTWFCTRGWPRRLDDKKPSEKHVASPPKRFEAKHEVPFKRFSFSTHDNRHTFQDQGEYFGNGLGRRTFPDRCQHYSNNLITWNLPNDARSCYMASYQGPPGADNSQYRRFPRVHPDAKPGSAPLETTTTKWFQRPDVPYKTPLHVLAITQEPFLSPNKWAYSYRPIWY from the exons ATGGCAAAAGGGCGAAAATTTGTTCCATCGAAGGAAAAAGAAGGAACCTGG TTTTGCACACGTGGCTGGCCTAGGAGGCTTGATGACAAGAAACCGTCAGAAAAACACGTAGCTTCGCCACCTAagcgatttgaagcaaaacaCGAG GTTCCATTCAAGAGATTCTCGTTTTCAACCCACGACAATAGACACACATTTCAAGACCAAGGAGAGTATTTTGGAAAT ggtCTTGGCCGACGAACGTTTCCTGACCGTTGTCAGCACTACTCTAACAACCTGATCACATGGAATTTACCTAACGACGCCCGATCGTGCTACATGGCCTCATATCAGGGTCCCCCGGGGGCAGATAACAGCCAGTATAGACGATTCCCTAGGGTTCACCCAGACGCTAAGCCTGGATCAGCTCCGTTAGAAACAACAACGACCAAATGGTTTCAGCGACCGGATGTTCCTTACAAGACACCTCTACACGTCCTTGCTATCACGCAAGAGCCCTTCTTGTCTCCAAACAAGTGGGCATATTCGTACCGGCCAATATGGTACTAG
- the LOC140933261 gene encoding uncharacterized protein, with product MEKLFEKIGDHFNNPEMSDRILVVKIRTDGWEKLEAARRVKNMTKTSSDNNEDSSVPTKNTSGGNTNVRLEEKQSVTSDKGSDVPSSSVEEGNAFGNVDSSSSRTVSSLSCDSGISCETLPSEAKRTVKSKKREDSLTVVENRESVARDNLDVEKTSDSNDASTSSTVSSPELDLDIAYTKLLLTDIGYANKAGAIGLTGATNSSLTSGENEVNKTAPDNGVLKAREEDLVLADTVIREHQLCVHSFWLALNSSYFRSLFFSSGMKETKVKKVEMNISESLSAMFLLLIESLYKPEVVMTESVENLLILMRLAHVYDAESTLKTCQKLLGSAELTVEICDKSLNMQEHERLPEMAEFIRRCEEFLVEEFSPLDSQWSNEDFLSLSANGLQKVLSSNDLCVSSENTVFLALMKWAEVNEVFDEQLEPLLELVRFKSMTINYLHDVVTSDHPIASTVARFPLLFEEAVFYHAFSKERQCEEGEPIARKAYDEPVVFNWTVDIGEDIEVEKKKKIIKSPHFWVSGYEMFLELKLRTSGCQGLYLTISTRDFRHNSKGFVKLAYSLTSNFPKATRVINEADVFDREGSGWGYEEFFPLSWSEFKDQLKRTPLIITSQVSLLE from the exons ATGGAGAAACTATTCGAGAAGATTGGAGACCATTTTAACAATCCGGAGATGTCTGACCGAATTTTAGTGGTGAAGATTAGAACAGATGGTTGGGAAAAATTGGAAGCCGCACGCCGGGtaaaaaacatgacaaaaaccAGTTCGGACAACAACGAGGATTCAAGTGTACCAACAAAAAACACGTCTGGAGGAAACACAAATGTAAGACTAGAGGAAAAGCAATCGGTAACTTCTGATAAAGGCAGCGATGTGCCGAGTTCTTCCGTAGAGGAGGGCAACGCGTTTGGAAACGTGGATAGTTCTAGTTCTAGAACCGTGAGTAGTTTAAGCTGCGACTCAGGAATTAGCTGTGAAACTTTGCCTTCCGAAGCAAAACGAACTGTGAAAAGTAAAAAGCGCGAGGATTCACTCACTGTGGTTGAAAACAGAGAATCTGTTGCGAGGGATAATTTGGATGTGGAGAAAACTAGTGATTCGAACGATGCATCGACCAGTAGCACCGTGTCCTCACCTGAACTAGACTTGGATATCGCTTACACCAAGTTGTTACTAACAGACATAGGCTACGCAAATAAAGCTGGTGCTATTGGCCTTACTGGTGCAACTAACTCAAGCTTGACTTCCGGGGAGAACGAGGTTAACAAAACAGCCCCAGATAATGGTGTTTTAAAGGCAAGGGAAGAGGACTTGGTATTAGCTGATACTGTTATCCGTGAACATCAGCTTTGTGTCCACAGTTTCTGGTTGGCATTGAATAGCTCTTATTTCAGGAGCCTGTTTTTCAGCTCTGGAATGAAAGAAACCAAAGTAAAAAAG GTTGAAATGAACATAAGTGAGTCATTGTCAGCAATGTTCCTGTTGTTAATTGAGTCATTATATAAACCTGAGGTTGTGATGACAGAAAGTGTGGAGAATCTTCTCATCCTTATGAGGCTTGCACATGTTTATGATGCAGAAAGTACTCTTAAGACATGTCAAAA ATTGCTTGGGTCTGCTGAACTTACAGTTGAGATTTGTGACAAATCACTGAACATGCAAGAACATGAGAG ACTTCCCGAGATGGCAGAGTTTATACGCCGCTGTGAAGAATTTCTTGTTGAAGAATTCAGTCCGTTAGATTCTCAGTGGTCAAATGAAGACTTTCTTTCCTTGAGCGCAAATGGCCTGCAAAAAG TTCTATCCAGTAATGATCTCTGCGTATCGTCGGAAAACACCGTGTTTCTTGCATTGATGAAGTGGGCAGAAGTGAATGAAGTCTTTGATGAACAACTTGAGCCGCtgctggaactggttcggtttAAATCCATGACAATCAACTACTTGCACGATGTAGTGACCAGTGATCATCCTATCGCATCTACAGTTGCAAGGTTTCCTCTGTTGTTCGAAGAAGCTGTGTTCTACCATGCGTTTTCTAAG GAAAGACAATGTGAAGAGGGGGAACCGATTGCGAGGAAAGCTTATGACGAGCCCGTTGTGTTTAACTGGACAGTGGACATCGGAGAAGACATTGaagtggaaaagaaaaagaagatcaTCAAATCTCCCCATTTCTGGGTCAGCGGATACGAAAT GTTCTTGGAGCTTAAGCTGAGGACTTCCGGTTGCCAAGGCCTTTACTTAACGATAAGCACACGTGACTTCCGCCACAACAGCAAAGGATTTGTCAAGTTGGCTTACTCTCTGACTTCAAACTTCCCGAAGGCCACGCGAGTAATCAACGAAGCGGACGTGTTTGACCGCGAGGGATCTGGTTGGGGGTATGAGGAATTTTTTCCACTTAGCTGGTCAGAATTCAAAGATCAGTTGAAACGAACTCCTTTGATTATTACGTCACAAGTCAGCCTTCTGGAGtag